Part of the Sphingobacterium sp. LZ7M1 genome, TCCTCTTTATCTATATAAAGTCTTTGCATCAGTGTGCTATACTGCTACATTATGATCACGAAGCGCATCGTTTAATGAAGTCTTCTTATCGGTAGATTCTTTTCTTTGCCCAATGATCAATGCACATGGTACTTGAAATTCTCCAGCTGGGAACTTCTTGGTATACGAACCTGGAATTACCACAGAACGCGCAGGTACATAGCCTTTGTATTCTACAGGCTCAGAACCTGAAACATCAATAATTTTGGTTGATGCTGTCAAGACCACGTTAGCACCTAATACAGCTTCTTCCTCAACACGAACGCCTTCAACGACAATCGCTCTTGACCCAACGAATACGTTGTCTTCAATAATTACTGGCGCTGCTTGTACAGGTTCTAATACACCACCAATACCAACACCACCGCTTAGGTGAACATTCTTGCCGATCTGAGCACATGAACCAACGGTTGCCCATGTATCCACCATCGTACCTTCACCAACATACGCACCAATATTGACATAAGAAGGCATCATGATTACACCCTTAGACAAAAAAGCACCGTAACGGGCTGAAGCTCC contains:
- a CDS encoding 2,3,4,5-tetrahydropyridine-2,6-dicarboxylate N-succinyltransferase, yielding MVDNTTLQKLIEEAWENRQLLEYKEYYEAIEFVIQHLDKGELRVAEPVGESWYVNDWIKKAVILYFPIRNMEVIKNDPFVYHDKMKLKTNYKELGVRVVPGASARYGAFLSKGVIMMPSYVNIGAYVGEGTMVDTWATVGSCAQIGKNVHLSGGVGIGGVLEPVQAAPVIIEDNVFVGSRAIVVEGVRVEEEAVLGANVVLTASTKIIDVSGSEPVEYKGYVPARSVVIPGSYTKKFPAGEFQVPCALIIGQRKESTDKKTSLNDALRDHNVAV